A region of the Chryseobacterium gotjawalense genome:
TTTTATTAGAAGAATTTTTAATTCCTCTTGAAATTTCACAGTATAGATTGTCTAAAGATCTGGGAATTCCTCAAACCAGAGTTTCTGAAATCATCAAAGGAAATAGAAGGATTTCTGCCGATACAGCGGTGCGGTTAAGCGCATATTTTGGAAATTCGGCAAAATTTTGGCTTGGACTTCAAAATGATTTTGATATTGAAAATGAATTAATTGAAAAATCAAGTGAGGTTAAACGCATCAACAGAATTAGGAAAGACATGAACGTCGCTTGATTTCGTTAAAAGATTCCCCAAACACTGCATTTCTTATTTCAATTTATTTTCCAGGAAAAATTTCAAAACCGGAAGTTCACTACCTTCAATTTCCTTTACAGAAGTCATCAAAGTGATTGTTTTCTGTTTTTTTATTTTATCTAGAAAGGATTCTGTTTCGGGATTCTCATCCAGTTCCTTTAAATATTTTTTGCTGAATTCCTTGAAATCAATTTCTTTTCCG
Encoded here:
- a CDS encoding DUF488 domain-containing protein — protein: MKIVEKRIYEEPDESDGFRVLADRLWPRGMKKEDAHIDLWAKEIAPSTELRKSYHGKEIDFKEFSKKYLKELDENPETESFLDKIKKQKTITLMTSVKEIEGSELPVLKFFLENKLK
- a CDS encoding HigA family addiction module antitoxin, which codes for MEKLRNSTPGEILLEEFLIPLEISQYRLSKDLGIPQTRVSEIIKGNRRISADTAVRLSAYFGNSAKFWLGLQNDFDIENELIEKSSEVKRINRIRKDMNVA